A genome region from Tachyglossus aculeatus isolate mTacAcu1 chromosome 1, mTacAcu1.pri, whole genome shotgun sequence includes the following:
- the MOK gene encoding MAPK/MAK/MRK overlapping kinase isoform X2 codes for MKKYRAIGKIGEGTFSEVTKMQSLRDGTYYACKQMKQHFESIEQVNNLREIQAMRRLNPHPNILTLHEVVFDRKTGSLALICELMDMNIYELIRGRRHPLSEKKIMNYMYQLCKSLDHMHRNGIFHRDVKPENILIKKDLLKLGDFGSCRSVYSRPPYTEYISTRWYRAPECLLTDGYYSSKMDMWSAGCVFYEISSLHPLFPGANELDQITKIHEIIGTPAQKTLTKFKQSRAVNFDFPFKKGSGISLLTSNLSPKCLALISAMVEYDPDERISAKQALRHSCFREQRLGEKQLLAMSRKVDLPEHTMGPESARPMWRHSKEARKQSLKQTENHPIRQGPAYPVELPKLNVSGVAKLTSYSSPSIRSVFSRCGVNGKMPKLKPLKCIGTSSKMEARKDLNSNMKQFHLPTIGRKGGEY; via the exons TATTGAACAAGTGAACAATCTACGGGAAATACAAGCAATGAGGCGCCTGAACCCCCATCCTAATATCCTCACGTTACATGAAGTTGTTTT TGACAGAAAGACTGGTTCTCTTGCACTAATATGTGAACTTATGGACATGAATATTTATGAACTAATACGAG GGAGAAGACATCCgttatcagaaaaaaaaatcatgaattaTATGTACCAGTTATGTAAGTCTCTTGATCACATGCACAG AAATGGAATATTTCACAGAGATGTAAAACcagaaaacatattaataaag AAAGACCTCCTAAAATTGGGGGACTTTGGATCTTGTCGAAGTGTTTATTCCAGACCACCATACACAGAATATATCTCTACCCGATGGTACCGAGCCCCAGAGTGCCTTCTCACAGACGGGTACTATAGCTCCAAAATGGACATGTGGAGTGCTGGTTGTGTCTTCTATGAAATCTCAAG CTTGCACCCTCTCTTCCCTGGAGCTAATGAACTGGACCAAATCACAAAAATCCATGAGATTATAGGCACACCTGCACAGAAGACGCTTACTAAATTCAAACA GTCAAGAGCGGTGAATTTTGATTTTCCCTTTAAAAAAGGATCAGGAATATCTCTGCTGACGTCCAATCTGTCTCCGAAATGCCTCGCTCTCATATCCGCAATGGTAGAATACGATCCTGACGAAAGAATCAGTGCCAAGCAGGCACTGCGGCACTCCTGCTTCCGAGAACAGAG GTTAGGAGAGAAACAGCTTCTTGCCATGAGCCGAAAAGTAGACCTGCCAGAACACACGATGGGGCCAGAATCAGCTCGTCCCATGTGGCGACATTCAAAGGAGGCCAGAAAACAG tctCTGAAGCAAACTGAGAACCATCCAATAAGACAGGGACCAGCTTATCCAGTGGAATTGCCAAAACTTAATGTTTCTGGGGTAGCCAAACTGACTTCCTACTCCAGCCCTTCAATACGCTCAGTTTTTAGCCGCTGTGGAGTCAATGGCAAGATGCCGAAACTAAAGCCTCTGAAGTGCATTGGGACCAGCAGCAAG atggAAGCCCGGAAGGACCTCAACTCTAATATGAAGCAGTTCCATTTGCCCACGATAGGACGGAAAGGTGGAGAATACTGA
- the MOK gene encoding MAPK/MAK/MRK overlapping kinase isoform X1 yields the protein MKKYRAIGKIGEGTFSEVTKMQSLRDGTYYACKQMKQHFESIEQVNNLREIQAMRRLNPHPNILTLHEVVFDRKTGSLALICELMDMNIYELIRGRRHPLSEKKIMNYMYQLCKSLDHMHRNGIFHRDVKPENILIKKDLLKLGDFGSCRSVYSRPPYTEYISTRWYRAPECLLTDGYYSSKMDMWSAGCVFYEISSLHPLFPGANELDQITKIHEIIGTPAQKTLTKFKQSRAVNFDFPFKKGSGISLLTSNLSPKCLALISAMVEYDPDERISAKQALRHSCFREQRLGEKQLLAMSRKVDLPEHTMGPESARPMWRHSKEARKQQSLKQTENHPIRQGPAYPVELPKLNVSGVAKLTSYSSPSIRSVFSRCGVNGKMPKLKPLKCIGTSSKMEARKDLNSNMKQFHLPTIGRKGGEY from the exons TATTGAACAAGTGAACAATCTACGGGAAATACAAGCAATGAGGCGCCTGAACCCCCATCCTAATATCCTCACGTTACATGAAGTTGTTTT TGACAGAAAGACTGGTTCTCTTGCACTAATATGTGAACTTATGGACATGAATATTTATGAACTAATACGAG GGAGAAGACATCCgttatcagaaaaaaaaatcatgaattaTATGTACCAGTTATGTAAGTCTCTTGATCACATGCACAG AAATGGAATATTTCACAGAGATGTAAAACcagaaaacatattaataaag AAAGACCTCCTAAAATTGGGGGACTTTGGATCTTGTCGAAGTGTTTATTCCAGACCACCATACACAGAATATATCTCTACCCGATGGTACCGAGCCCCAGAGTGCCTTCTCACAGACGGGTACTATAGCTCCAAAATGGACATGTGGAGTGCTGGTTGTGTCTTCTATGAAATCTCAAG CTTGCACCCTCTCTTCCCTGGAGCTAATGAACTGGACCAAATCACAAAAATCCATGAGATTATAGGCACACCTGCACAGAAGACGCTTACTAAATTCAAACA GTCAAGAGCGGTGAATTTTGATTTTCCCTTTAAAAAAGGATCAGGAATATCTCTGCTGACGTCCAATCTGTCTCCGAAATGCCTCGCTCTCATATCCGCAATGGTAGAATACGATCCTGACGAAAGAATCAGTGCCAAGCAGGCACTGCGGCACTCCTGCTTCCGAGAACAGAG GTTAGGAGAGAAACAGCTTCTTGCCATGAGCCGAAAAGTAGACCTGCCAGAACACACGATGGGGCCAGAATCAGCTCGTCCCATGTGGCGACATTCAAAGGAGGCCAGAAAACAG cagtctCTGAAGCAAACTGAGAACCATCCAATAAGACAGGGACCAGCTTATCCAGTGGAATTGCCAAAACTTAATGTTTCTGGGGTAGCCAAACTGACTTCCTACTCCAGCCCTTCAATACGCTCAGTTTTTAGCCGCTGTGGAGTCAATGGCAAGATGCCGAAACTAAAGCCTCTGAAGTGCATTGGGACCAGCAGCAAG atggAAGCCCGGAAGGACCTCAACTCTAATATGAAGCAGTTCCATTTGCCCACGATAGGACGGAAAGGTGGAGAATACTGA
- the MOK gene encoding MAPK/MAK/MRK overlapping kinase isoform X3: MRRLNPHPNILTLHEVVFDRKTGSLALICELMDMNIYELIRGRRHPLSEKKIMNYMYQLCKSLDHMHRNGIFHRDVKPENILIKKDLLKLGDFGSCRSVYSRPPYTEYISTRWYRAPECLLTDGYYSSKMDMWSAGCVFYEISSLHPLFPGANELDQITKIHEIIGTPAQKTLTKFKQSRAVNFDFPFKKGSGISLLTSNLSPKCLALISAMVEYDPDERISAKQALRHSCFREQRLGEKQLLAMSRKVDLPEHTMGPESARPMWRHSKEARKQQSLKQTENHPIRQGPAYPVELPKLNVSGVAKLTSYSSPSIRSVFSRCGVNGKMPKLKPLKCIGTSSKMEARKDLNSNMKQFHLPTIGRKGGEY; the protein is encoded by the exons ATGAGGCGCCTGAACCCCCATCCTAATATCCTCACGTTACATGAAGTTGTTTT TGACAGAAAGACTGGTTCTCTTGCACTAATATGTGAACTTATGGACATGAATATTTATGAACTAATACGAG GGAGAAGACATCCgttatcagaaaaaaaaatcatgaattaTATGTACCAGTTATGTAAGTCTCTTGATCACATGCACAG AAATGGAATATTTCACAGAGATGTAAAACcagaaaacatattaataaag AAAGACCTCCTAAAATTGGGGGACTTTGGATCTTGTCGAAGTGTTTATTCCAGACCACCATACACAGAATATATCTCTACCCGATGGTACCGAGCCCCAGAGTGCCTTCTCACAGACGGGTACTATAGCTCCAAAATGGACATGTGGAGTGCTGGTTGTGTCTTCTATGAAATCTCAAG CTTGCACCCTCTCTTCCCTGGAGCTAATGAACTGGACCAAATCACAAAAATCCATGAGATTATAGGCACACCTGCACAGAAGACGCTTACTAAATTCAAACA GTCAAGAGCGGTGAATTTTGATTTTCCCTTTAAAAAAGGATCAGGAATATCTCTGCTGACGTCCAATCTGTCTCCGAAATGCCTCGCTCTCATATCCGCAATGGTAGAATACGATCCTGACGAAAGAATCAGTGCCAAGCAGGCACTGCGGCACTCCTGCTTCCGAGAACAGAG GTTAGGAGAGAAACAGCTTCTTGCCATGAGCCGAAAAGTAGACCTGCCAGAACACACGATGGGGCCAGAATCAGCTCGTCCCATGTGGCGACATTCAAAGGAGGCCAGAAAACAG cagtctCTGAAGCAAACTGAGAACCATCCAATAAGACAGGGACCAGCTTATCCAGTGGAATTGCCAAAACTTAATGTTTCTGGGGTAGCCAAACTGACTTCCTACTCCAGCCCTTCAATACGCTCAGTTTTTAGCCGCTGTGGAGTCAATGGCAAGATGCCGAAACTAAAGCCTCTGAAGTGCATTGGGACCAGCAGCAAG atggAAGCCCGGAAGGACCTCAACTCTAATATGAAGCAGTTCCATTTGCCCACGATAGGACGGAAAGGTGGAGAATACTGA